The Pyrenophora tritici-repentis strain M4 chromosome 10, whole genome shotgun sequence genome contains a region encoding:
- a CDS encoding arabinofuranosidase-B-xylosidase precursor, with protein sequence MSSRSALLALGVVATSSFVSAGPCDIYASGNTPCIAAHSTTRALYNAYSGSLYQVKRGSDGATTDIKPRSAGGVANAAAQDTFCASTTCLISIIYDQSGKGNHLTQAPPGAFKGPDVGGYDNLAGAIGAPVTLNGQKAYGVFVSPGTGYRNNKVVGSAIGDQSEGMYAVFDGTHFNDGCCFDYGNAETSNTDTGNGHMEAIYFGSNTIWGSGAGSGPWIMADLENGLFSGSNPKNNPGDPTVTSRFLTTVIKGGANKWAIRGGNAASGALSTYYNGARPNASGYNPMSKEGAIILGIGGDNSISGQGTFYEGVMTSGYPTDATENAVQQNIVAAKYATTSMTSGPAFTIGSSVSFRATTSGYTDRYLAHTGATVNTQVVSSSSTALLKRQASWTVRAGLANSACFSFESKDTAGSYIRHYNFILQLQANDGSKAFKEDATFCPQAGLTGQFNTIAAWGYPTRMIRHFNNVGYIASNGGVHDFDKAASFNADVTWNVGSSLA encoded by the exons ATGTCTTCAAGATCAGCCCTCCTCGCACTAGGAGTGGTAGCCACGAGCTCTTTCGTTTCTGCTGGACCCTGCGACATTTACGCCTCTGGAAACACACCGTGCATCGCTGCACACAGCACTACTCGTGCCTTGTACAATGCATACAGCGGCTCGCTTTACCAGGTCAAACGTGGCTCTGACGGTGCCACGACAGACATCAAGCCACGATCTGCCGGGGGCGTTGCCAACGCTGCCGCTCAAGATACTTTCTGTGCAAGCACGACATGTCTCATCTCCATCATTTACGATCAGTCTGGCAAAGGAAACCATCTCACTCAAGCTCCCCCTGGAGCTTTCAAGGGCCCAGATGTTGGCGGCTACGATAACTTGGCCGGAGCTATCGGTGCGCCTGTCACTCTCAATGGGCAAAAGGCATATGGAGTTTTCGTCTCTCCTGGAACTGGATACCGCAACAACAAAGTAGTCGGCTCGGCTATAGGCGATCAATCAGAGGGCATGTATGCAGTGTTTGACGGAACACACTTTAACGATGGCTGCTGTTTCGACTATGGAAATGCCGAGACGAGTAACACCGACACCGG AAATGGCCATATGGAAGCGATTTACTTTGGCAGCAACACCATTTGGGGCTCAGGGGCTGGCAGCGGGCCATGGATCATGGCTGATTTGGAGAACGGACTGTTCTCCGGCAGCAACCCCAAAAATAACCCCGGTGACCCAACCGTCACTTCCCGCTTCCTTACTACCGTCATCAAGGGAGGTGCTAACAAATGGGCCATCCGCGGGGGTAACGCTGCATCAGGCGCGTTGTCGACTTACTACAACGGTGCTCGGCCAAACGCCAGCGGTTACAACCCCATGAGCAAAGAAGGTGCCATCATCCTGGGAATTGGCGGCGACAACAGCATCAGCGGACAAGGCACCTTTTACGAGGGTGTCATGACGTCTGGCTACCCAACCGACGCCACCGAGAACGCGGTGCAGCAGAACATCGTGGCTGCCAAATATGCCACTACTTCCATGACTAGCGGTCCGGCTTTCACCATTGGCTCGTCTGTTTCTTTCCGCGCCACAACGTCTGGTTACACTGACCGCTATCTTGCACACACAGGGGCTACCGTCAACACTCAAGTCGTGTCTTCTTCCAGCACCGCTTTGCTCAAGCGCCAGGCGAGTTGGACTGTCCGTGCCGGTCTCGCGAACAGCGCTTGCTTCTCCTTCGAATCAAAAGACACTGCTGGAAGCTACATTCGCCACTACAACTTTATACTTCAGCTCCAAGCCAACGACGGGTCCAAGGCGTTCAAGGAAGACGCTACGTTCTGCCCCCAGGCTGGCCTAACCGGACAATTCAACACAATTGCCGCGTGGGGTTACCCCACCAGAATGATTCGCCATTTCAACAATGTTGGATACATTGCGAGTAATGGTGGTGTTCACGATTTTGACAAGGCGGCTTCGTTTAACGCTGATGTTACGTGGAATGTTGGTAGCAGTCTTGCTTAG
- a CDS encoding ABC1 domain containing protein: MIHGLSALRRAPSQYATPRLLTSGVVSARLHTPFVRRLQTQKWEPLRPPNPADLPKPRKRKIKPPFTRRKWVRRLAVISALLGAGWAIDRQFYASSITRSLRTFKTGLLIGIDYKINFRAHPPLANSIEELHARNATRIFDLLRYNGGLYLKIGQAIAMQSAILPPQFQKMFQQMFDDAPQNEWWEVEQVIREDFGKSVEDVFGVGFTKEGQDGRGIMEKTARASASVAQVHWARLADGREVAIKIQKREIAQQVGWDLWAFKVVSWVYTWWFEIPVYTLVPYVSERLMLETDFENEADNALEMKQLVAGEPRLNGRVYIPAVYRELSSKRVMTAEWIEGVRLWDKEGITNSWQGEWRRGSPGAGGNKLPPIPRDAQVDTHAPEDATKHEFFKPDRNSWRGKDGKGGLGVSLKTTMNTIVDLFSAQMFLWGAVHCDPHPGNIFVRRLPNGQPEVVLIDHGLYIRMDPKFRLQYALFWKSLLAFDNAQIEDIVTQWGVKHADIFASATLMRPYEGGDKSVAAVLKSEMKGKDQAERAFEMQAKGRDAMKLILGDDAKFPRELLFIGRNLRIVQGNNQFLGSPVNRIKITGLWASRALIESKDLSAGQRWKNWIQHVRFRFVLALSDAVFFWSKLKQIIGVGGGMEDDIEAHMRVMAKDFGVDLQHGVFEG, encoded by the coding sequence ATGATACATGGCCTGTCTGCTCTTCGAAGAGCACCTAGCCAATATGCGACACCACGACTGCTGACGTCAGGGGTCGTCTCCGCGCGATTACACACACCATTTGTGCGCCGCCTACAAACACAAAAATGGGAGCCCTTACGACCGCCCAATCCTGCTGATCTTCCGAAGCCGCGAAAGCGCAAGATTAAACCTCCTTTTACACGGCGGAAATGGGTGCGCCGCCTCGCTGTCATCTCGGCGCTGCTTGGTGCTGGATGGGCAATTGACCGGCAATTCTATGCCTCGTCCATTACTCGTAGTCTGCGCACATTCAAGACTGGTCTTTTGATCGGAATTGATTACAAGATTAACTTTCGAGCTCACCCGCCGCTTGCGAACAGCATCGAGGAATTGCATGCGAGGAACGCGACAAGGATATTCGACTTGCTGCGATACAATGGCGGACTATACCTGAAGATTGGCCAGGCCATTGCTATGCAGAGCGCAATCCTGCCACCACAGTTCCAGAAGATGTTCCAACAAATGTTTGACGATGCGCCGCAGAATGAGTGGTGGGAGGTCGAGCAGGTCATAAGGGAGGACTTTGGCAAGAGCGTTGAGGATGTCTTTGGAGTGGGCTTCACAAAGGAAGGTCAGGATGGCCGAGGTATCATGGAGAAGACAGCAAGAGCCAGCGCCAGTGTGGCACAAGTGCACTGGGCAAGACTGGCCGACGGGCGAGAAGTCGCCATCAAGATCCAGAAGCGGGAGATTGCGCAACAGGTTGGATGGGATCTCTGGGCCTTCAAAGTCGTATCCTGGGTATACACATGGTGGTTCGAGATCCCAGTATATACTCTGGTCCCGTATGTCTCAGAGCGCTTGATGCTGGAAACGGATTTCGAAAACGAAGCGGACAATGCCTTGGAGATGAAGCAACTTGTTGCTGGAGAGCCGCGGCTCAATGGCAGAGTTTACATACCGGCCGTTTACAGAGAACTCTCGAGCAAGCGTGTCATGACCGCGGAATGGATTGAGGGCGTGCGACTATGGGATAAAGAAGGAATCACGAATAGTTGGCAAGGTGAATGGCGTAGAGGCAGTCCCGGAGCAGGTGGCAACAAGCTCCCACCCATCCCTCGCGATGCACAAGTCGATACACATGCACCTGAGGATGCCACGAAGCACGAGTTCTTCAAGCCGGATCGCAACTCCTGGAGAGGCAAGGACGGCAAAGGGGGTCTTGGTGTATCACTGAAGACCACCATGAATACCATTGTCGACCTCTTCTCAGCACAGATGTTTCTTTGGGGCGCTGTACACTGCGACCCCCACCCAGGAAACATCTTCGTCCGACGTCTCCCCAACGGCCAGCCCGAGGTCGTTCTCATCGACCACGGACTATACATTCGCATGGACCCCAAGTTCCGCCTTCAGTACGCCTTGTTCTGGAAGTCACTCCTAGCCTTTGACAATGCCCAGATCGAGGATATCGTCACTCAATGGGGCGTCAAACACGCCGACATCTTTGCCTCCGCAACCCTCATGCGCCCGTATGAAGGTGGCGACAAGAGCGTTGCGGCAGTACTCAAGTCAGAAATGAAGGGCAAAGACCAAGCTGAACGCGCTTTCGAAATGCAAGCCAAAGGTCGCGATGCTATGAAACTCATTCTCGGCGACGACGCAAAGTTCCCCCGCGAACTCCTCTTCATCGGACGAAATCTCCGGATTGTACAAGGCAACAACCAGTTCCTCGGCTCTCCTGTAAACCGCATCAAGATTACTGGCTTGTGGGCTAGTCGGGCGTTGATTGAGAGCAAGGACCTCAGTGCAGGTCAGCGATGGAAGAACTGGATCCAACACGTGCGATTCCGGTTCGTGCTTGCTCTCAGCGACGCGGTCTTCTTCTGGAGTAAGCTGAAGCAAATCATCGGTGTGGGCGGTGGTATGGAAGATGACATTGAAGCGCACATGCGCGTCATGGCAAAGGACTTTGGTGTCGACCTCCAGCATGGTGTGTTTGAGGGATGA
- a CDS encoding Herpes-BLLF1 domain containing protein, with protein MSEMSEMPECILLPALSASVAELDARATGTFCSPYHLTEQILKLSSWYIELSKKKTLFGKYTVDPYTPSLETLFNRLHDKQLAPSLLPSGFIHVDRLNERSELRVEGEAAERPLYEYEDLFYALNARMQEMHQLLNLRLHSGFNTITDEVYEGGPNIVLFHEKLSNHWTSLNKSSCGKALDNAVREARVMALRQELVWQMDNDQITRADAEIMGVKLYCPEVFDNVTGLTYILDWAPIMVGAYLEAKYRRMLDHEQQEAAIEERRKRRVARIISMRQALNAGVPNVVSPRSRKSSTRRKSATRNKNSTRSKSATRRESSTSRVCLGPPKTFYGETCYPDKYLASLQTIPSPTTFNMQYAKDQATMQNSPECTAQLHAGSHHQEHSAVIFDVEAEEKLEYERQERAIVERQIAEEREAREDLEMMLAWKAKMERVLEYSDYLRANASADAKYAVQSTRVRAVHPSLLGQYNGAPFYKQDIDFEPYGGEW; from the coding sequence ATGTCTGAGATGTCTGAGATGCCTGAGTGCATTCTCTTACCCGCGCTTTCTGCGTCAGTCGCTGAGCTGGATGCTCGTGCTACAGGCACCTTCTGCTCGCCCTACCACCTGACTGAGCAAATCCTCAAGCTCAGCAGCTGGTACATCGAGCTgagcaagaagaagaccCTGTTCGGAAAGTACACCGTCGACCCCTACACCCCCAGCCTCGAGACTCTCTTCAACCGCCTGCATGACAAGCAGCTGGCTCCCAGCCTACTTCCATCTGGATTCATCCACGTCGACCGTCTCAACGAACGCAGCGAGCTGCGCGTTGAAGGTGAGGCTGCCGAACGCCCGCTCTACGAGTATGAGGATCTGTTCTATGCACTCAACGCACGCATGCAAGAGATGCATCAGCTGTTGAACCTTCGCCTTCACAGTGGCTTCAACACCATCACCGACGAGGTCTACGAGGGTGGTCCCAACATTGTGCTGTTTCACGAGAAGCTCTCAAACCACTGGACTTCGCTCAACAAGTCTAGCTGTGGTAAGGCGCTCGACAACGCGGTTCGCGAGGCGAGGGTCATGGCACTCCGTCAAGAGCTCGTCTGGCAGATGGACAACGACCAAATCACCCGCGCCGACGCCGAAATCATGGGAGTCAAGCTCTACTGCCCCGAAGTCTTCGATAACGTCACCGGTCTCACTTACATCCTTGACTGGGCCCCTATCATGGTCGGTGCGTACCTCGAGGCAAAGTACCGCCGCATGCTCGACCACGAGCAGCAAGAAGCTGCCATCGAAGAGCGCCGTAAGCGTCGTGTCGCTAGGATTATAAGCATGCGCCAGGCCCTCAACGCTGGTGTACCCAATGTCGTCTCTCCTCGTAGCCGCAAGAGCTCTACTCGTCGCAAGAGCGCTACTCGCAACAAGAACTCTACCCGCAGCAAGAGCGCTACTCGTCGCGAGAGCTCTACTAGCCGCGTCTGCCTTGGGCCCCCCAAGACGTTCTACGGAGAGACGTGCTACCCAGACAAGTACCTCGCCAGCCTCCAAACCATCCCCAGCCCCACCACGTTCAACATGCAGTATGCCAAAGACCAGGCTACCATGCAGAACTCTCCCGAGTGCACTGCTCAGCTCCACGCCGGCAGCCACCACCAAGAGCACTCTGCCGTCATCTTCGACGTCGAGGCTGAGGAGAAGCTTGAGTACGAGCGTCAGGAGCGTGCTATCGTTGAGCGCCAGATCGCAGAGGAGCGTGAGGCACGCGAGGACCTCGAGATGATGCTCGCGTGGAAGGCCAAGATGGAACGTGTACTGGAGTATAGTGACTATCTCCGTGCCAACGCTAGTGCCGACGCAAAGTATGCTGTCCAGAGCACCCGCGTTAGAGCCGTGCATCCCTCTCTGCTAGGGCAATACAATGGCGCTCCCTTCTACAAGCAGGACATCGACTTCGAGCCCTATGGTGGCGAGTGGTAA
- a CDS encoding Yae1-N domain containing protein — MNALSNISPTLDPIQLGAGQAPPTPPHENALDDIYGSAPSSPHLSANAFQIRTHEILSDLPSRQRALDTDAYREGLANSKGQYVQEGFDEGYSLGANLGLRVGYILGILQGFVAAWAGHDAQVHKEVTQLFQSAHKELAIEELLGKQWVDEEGIWKWGVVGEEDDPTLRDVSDQHPLIKKWMGTVDELARRWGVDLKAVEKMQAPEEEQS; from the coding sequence ATGAATGCGCTCAGCAACATATCTCCCACTTTGGATCCAATCCAGCTTGGCGCAGGACAGGCACCTCCCACACCACCCCACGAGAATGCGCTCGACGATATCTACGGTTCTGCGCCTTCGTCGCCACATCTTTCCGCAAACGCTTTTCAAATAAGAACGCACGAGATTCTTTCAGACCTACCATCCCGTCAACGCGCACTCGACACGGATGCCTACCGAGAAGGCCTTGCGAATAGTAAAGGCCAATACGTACAAGAAGGTTTTGACGAAGGTTACTCTTTAGGTGCAAACCTCGGGCTTCGCGTGGGCTACATACTAGGAATTCTACAAGGATTTGTCGCGGCATGGGCAGGACACGACGCGCAAGTGCACAAGGAAGTCACTCAATTGTTCCAGTCAGCGCACAAGGAGCTAGCGATTGAGGAACTACTAGGTAAACAATGGGTCGACGAGGAAGGTATATGGAAATGGGGAGTTGTGGGGGAGGAGGATGACCCTACGCTGAGAGATGTTTCTGATCAGCACCCTTTGATTAAGAAGTGGATGGGCACAGTTGACGAGCTGGCGAGGAGATGGGGCGTTGATTTGAAGGCTGTAGAGAAGATGCAAGCGCCCGAGGAGGAACAGTCATGA
- a CDS encoding Pyr-redox-3 multi-domain protein, with amino-acid sequence MSFDTEVLIIGAGMSGLGLAVQIIRNYGIRNFELVEKSEDVGGTWLANTYPGCGCDVASHFYSYSFALNPDWSRKYSMRPEIQAYFRSVAEQYRVVDHVRFRSILEKAVWNDVDNVWEASILNLQTKERIVRRAKVLISGVGSLSVPKTCDLPGVDTYKGKLFHSAQWDHSFDWADKDIVVLGNGCSATQFVPIMANEPNPVRKLTQFGRQAQYLAERENPHYSNTFKAVMRYVPLAMRLYRAKFYYEMERDWSGFDIETGRNIRQDLAKENEAYVKSMAPPKYWNAIIPKTEIGCKRKVLDTDYLKTLWRDNIELVADDPAERITESGVVTKSGREVNADAIVLATGFATQQMLFPMEIVGRDGISLHEHWDKTSLGVAQAYFGTVVPNFPNFFILMGPNTVTGHLSVIYTVECQINFTLRLLEPIFKSLPSYRSRSFIPKMLAPPPATVEVKSEAAIADSQWTQQAAKKLVWASGCVNWAVDPKTGLNNMMYPDWQFMYWLRSIFWKKSDFVYKKEKTGEEFRPGAGKTMLWLATVGAIAGGAFFGRDWIQDELPRQLRHLNTRGLVRHFPVKIALERCLSA; translated from the exons ATGTCGTTTGATACGGAAGTCCTAATCATAGGCGCGGGCATGAGCGGCCTGGGTCTCGCAGTCCAAATCATTCGAAACTACGGCATCCGGAACTTTGAGCTTGTTGAGAAGAGCGAAGATGTAGGCGGTACTTGGCTGGCGAACACGTATCCAGGTTGTGGCTGTGAT GTTGCTTCGCACTTCTACTCGTACAGCTTCGCTCTTAACCCTGACTGGAGTCGCAAGTACTCTATGCGTCCGGAAATCCAGGCATACTTTCGTTCCGTCGCTGAACAGTATCGTGTCGTTGACCACGTCCGCTTCCGTTCTATTCTCGAGAAGGCGGTGTGGAATGATGTGGACAACGTCTGGGAGGCGTCTATCTTGAATCTACAAACTAAGGAACGGATTGTGCGACGAGCCAAGGTACTGATATCCGGTGTTGGCTCGCTCTCAGTGCCAAAGACATGCGACCTACCTGGTGTGGACACATACAAGGGCAAGCTGTTTCACTCCGCTCAATGGGATCATAGCTTTGACTGGGCAGACAAGGACATCGTTGTACTTG GCAATGGCTGCTCGGCAACCCAATTCGTGCCTATCATGGCCAACGAGCCGAATCCCGTACGCAAGCTTACACAGTTTGGAAGACAAGCCCAGTACCTAGCTGAGCGAGAAAACCCGCATTATTCCAACACCTTCAAGGCTGTGATGCGTTACGTGCCATTGGCGATGCGACTCTACCGTGCGAAGTTCTATTATGAAATGGAGCGTGACTGGAGTGGCTTTGATATCGAGACTGGGCGCAACATACGTCAAGACCTGGCGAAAGAGAATGAGGCGTACGTCAAGAGCATGGCACCACCGAAATACTGGAATGCTATTATCCCGAAGACTGAAATCGGATGTAAGAGGAAAGTGCTGGACACTGACTACCTGAAGACTCTGTGGAGGGACAATATCGAGCTTGTGGCCGACGACCCTGCCGAGAGAATTACTGAGAGCGGAGTTGTGACAAAGAGCGGCCGTGAAGTGAACGCAGATGCAATCGTACTTGCGACCGGCTTTGCAACGCAGCAGATGTTATTTCCGATGGAAATTGTTGGTCGGGATGGCATCAGCTTACACGAACAT TGGGATAAAACCTCGTTGGGTGTCGCGCAAGCCTACTTCGGCACTGTAGTGCCAAACTTTCCCAACTTCTTCATCTTGATGGGACCAAACACAGTCACTGGTCACTTGAGCGTCATCTACACTGTGGAGTGCCAGATCAATTTCACTCTTCGCCTCCTCGAGCCCATCTTCAAGTCTCTCCCATCCTACCGATCTCGGTCTTTCATCCCAAAGATGCTTGCGCCGCCCCCAGCCACCGTGGAAGTCAAGTCCGAAGCCGCAATCGCCGACTCGCAGTGGACGCAGCAAGCTGCCAAGAAACTAGTCTGGGCCTCAGGGTGCGTGAACTGGGCTGTGGATCCCAAGACGGGCCTCAACAACA TGATGTACCCAGATTGGCAATtcatgtattggcttagAAGCATCTTCTGGAAAAAGAGCGACTTTGTTTACAAGAAAGAGAAGACTGGGGAAGAGTTCCGGCCTGGTGCTGGCAAGACGATGCTTTGGCTGGCAACTGTTGGGGCGATTGCGGGTGGCGCCTTCTTTGGACGAGACTGGATTCAAGATGAACTGCCTCGACAACTGAGACATTTGAACACGAGGGGGCTGGTGCGGCATTTTCCTGTAAAAATTGCGCTAGAGCGGTGCCTTAGCGCGTGA
- a CDS encoding Tymo-45kd-70kd multi-domain protein produces MSPHFLSLPTELLHNILTPLPLHSLLSFSQTCHQARTLANANLHTLSLCIAPPSSPSYPSLSHLDKTYPPSQSQPGYEICLHIPQQETYDHATLFNFQSALVTSLLRRHGTMLQTLELSVWGWSVGMALALRSLRALRTFRVRVERVTGVGRNVPRKWIAVQRAEEKKAWEVLVSGPEEELEEVVVVSKRRRRRKRGFWSERLTTLELENCDVTAEQLGVVLSKSRGCREVRLDGCRILDKELWTVMGEWEGRSGLERLDVVDCGGRIGEEARTAIGLMDGLKDINLYDCQEQDPGSMQQCNDELWHIPDFVAPAPARGVGQNMIIEVDPEYM; encoded by the exons ATGTCACCACACTTTCTCAGTCTCCCTACTGAACTCCTACATAACATTCTTACTCCCCTACCCCTTCACTCCCTCCTCTCCTTCTCACAAACCTGCCACCAAGCCCGCACCCTCGCAAACGCAAACCTTCACACCCTCTCCCTCTGCATCGCCCCTCCTTCTAGCCCTTCCTACCCATCGCTCTCCCACCTAGACAAGACATATCCACCGTCGCAATCGCAGCCAGGATACGAAATCTGCCTCCACATCCCGCAGCAAGAAACCTACGACCACGCCACTCTCTTCAACTTCCAGAGCGCGCTTGTGACCAGTTTACTGCGGCGCCATGGCACGATGCTGCAGACGCTCGAACTGAGTGTTTGGGGATGGTCGGTGGGAATGGCACTGGCGCTGAGGAGCTTGCGGGCGCTGAGGACGTTCCGGGTGAGAGTCGAGCGTGTGACTGGTGTGGGTCGGAATGTGCCGAGGAAGTGGATTGCGGTGCAGAGGGCGGAGGAGAAGAAAGCCTGGGAGGTGTTGGTTAGTGGGCCTGAGGAAGAGCTTGAAGAGGTCGTTGTAGTTAGtaagaggaggaggagacGTAAACGTGGGTTTTGGAGTGAGAGGTTGACGACGTTGGAGCTTGAGAATTGCGATGTTACTGCTGAGCAGCTTGGAGTCGTGTTGAGTAAGAGTCGGGGGTGTAGGGAGGTGAGGCTGGATGGGTGTCGGATTTTGGATAAGGAGCTTTGGACGGTGATGGGGGAGTGGGAGGGAAGGAGTGGGTTAGAGAGGTTGGACGTCGTGGATTGTGGGGGAAGGATTGGGGAGGAGGCGAGGACGGCGATTGGGTTGATGGACGGGTTGAAG GATATCAATCTATACGACTGTCAGGAGCAGGACCCAGGTTCTATGCAGCAGTGTAACGACGAGCTATGGCACATACCCGACTTCGTCGCGCCGGCACCTGCTCGCGGGGTTGGACAAAACATGATCATCGAGGTGGACCCAGAGTACATGTAG
- a CDS encoding CaiD, Enoyl-CoA hydratase-carnithine racemase, with amino-acid sequence MTSSADYTDIKFEIKGKIGIITFNRPKSLNSFGGNLVADIVAALRVLDSHPDTIFTVLTGAGRFFSAGADVTSVAKRTGTFKNEAEKKMSMLAGFTATTELLRSMIDHRKVLILALNGPAVGGGAAWFPGVADIVLASSTAWLQCPFSALGLVPENGSALSFAQHIGIHRANDFLMFGRKLQAQELLDAGLYNYVWDVSGDAFQDKVVAFLQDMLDVNDGKSMIEMKRLQNAPVRDARMVAVVNAVDALAERFVEGAPDERFALKIKELEEKRKAKL; translated from the exons ATGACTTCTTCGGCAGATTACACCGATATCAAGTTTGAGATCAAGGGCAAGATTGGGATTATAACG TTCAACCGCCCCAAGTCCCTCAACTCGTTCGGCGGCAACCTCGTCGCAGACATCGTCGCTGCGCTGCGTGTACTAGACTCGCACCCGGACACCATCTTCACCGTCCTAACAGGCGCAGGGCGCTTCTTCTCCGCCGGCGCAGATGTGACGAGTGTGGCTAAGCGGACGGGCACGTTTAAGAATGAGgcggagaagaagatgagcATGTTGGCTGGGTTTACTGCGA CCACCGAACTCCTCCGCTCAATGATCGACCACCGCAAAgtcctcatcctcgccctcaacGGCCCCGCCGTCGGCGGCGGCGCAGCCTGGTTCCCGGGCGTCGCCGACATCGTCCTCGCCTCCTCAACCGCATGGCTGCAATGCCCCTTCAGCGCGCTGGGCCTCGTCCCCGAAAACGGGTCCGCCCTATCCTTCGCCCAGCACATTGGCATCCACCGCGCAAACGACTTTCTCATGTTCGGCCGCAAACTACAGGCGCAGGAGCTGCTGGACGCGGGGTTGTATAATTACGTGTGGGACGTCAGTGGTGATGCGTTTCAGGACAAGGTAGTGGCGTTTTTGCAGGACATGCTGGATGTGAATGATGGGAAGAGTATGATTGAGATGAAGAGGTTGCAGAATGCGCCCGTGAGGGATGCGAGGATGGTGGCGGTTGTGAATGCCGTGGATGCGCTCGCGGAACGGTTTGTAGAGGGTGCGCCTGATGAGCGGTTTGCGCTTAAGATTAAAGAGTTggaggagaagaggaaggcTAAGCTTTGA